A window of Ruminiclostridium herbifermentans genomic DNA:
CACAAATGCTTTTCCTATTCCCAATAGCCGAGCCTAATGCTTTTACTCCACCGATTATGGCATCTGATAGCAGATTTGCTTTAAGTACATCTCCCAAAACAGAGGTTTTCTTAGTGGCATCATCCATTTCATTGCCAACATCATCAACATTATCAGCAAGTTCATCGGCTGCATCAGCAGCATCTTCCATGTTGTCAGCACTTTCATCTGTAGCATCGGAATGATCACGCAAACTCTTATTGTTATTTTCAAGTTCTCGTTCCATGCCATTGAGCTCAGCCAAAGCTTTATTTAATTGAATCTGCCAATTTTGAGTTCTACGATCATTTTCTCCGAAAGAAGTGGAGGCATTATCTAGTGCAGATCGTAGTGTCTCTATCTTTTCTTTTTGTGCATCGATCGTTTTTTCTAATATTTCATTACGCGCTGTTAAGGCTTGGATGGACTTATCATTTTTATCAAACTGGGAGCTGATTAGAGCCATCTCACTACCTAAGACTTTAAATGCCTGGTTAATATCACGAAGTGCATTTTTAAATTCCTTTTCGCCTTCCACTCCGATTTTTAAACCGAAATTATCTGCCAAGATTACCTCCTCCTTTCGTTGAAAAATCAAATCCCATAAGGAATAATGTCATCGATATAAAGTTCCCGCTTCGGTTTTGACATCCCAAGGAACTGCTTATGACACTCCCATAAATCCATAAGCAAGCCAATAGGTGTAAGCCATGTTTCCTCTTCAGTGCGATTTAAATGAACAGTTCCGTAATATAAAAGCCGGGTAAAGAGTTCATTCTCATTTACCCGGTTTGCACGTTTTTTGAGTTATCTTCAGACTCAATATTCCTTTTTGTTCCCTTGAACATAGCTTCTGTTAGAGCACTCTTATATGTCGCTAGTTCCAAAGGAGAAGTAAGAAGCTCAACTTCTTCTTGAGTAAGAAGCGGCTTTTTGTTATCTGGATTTCGCAGGTTATGAATGAGCAGGCTCTGATTGGCCATTAAAGTTATCAGCCAGACTATTTCATCCAGTGCCATTTCGAAGTTCTCAGACTTCATCAATTTTTCACCCAAATTTTCAAGGCCACCATATCTACCCGCAATTTCTTTCGTGGCTTTAGTAGTAAGAATAAGTTCATACTCCTGCCCGCCAATATTAATCATTGCACTTCGTTCTTTATCCATTTCAATTCCCCCTTACTCTCCAATTCCACTAGAAGCTGCGAATGTGGGCTCATACACTTCGTTGAACCAGCTATTAATAACCGTTGAAGTTACCCCTTCATCACCCTCGTTAACTTCCGCCTTCCATGGATGCTTACCTTGACCATCTAGCTTATTTCTTCGAAGCACTGTTCCTTCGATAGTTGGGGTTGAAAAAGTGATACTATCGCCTTTTGTCGCTAAGTTTGTTGCAGGAATTCCAAACTTCACACGATACAGCCAAAAGTATCGGTATTTACCGTTTGCTTTTTGTGCTCTGAAGCCAATCGCAACTGGAGCTCCACCATCCTCACTGGTTGAGATGAGCACATGATTGTCATCAATGGTAGCTCCTGTTAAATCTCCGGCAGCTGCTACACCTATATCATCAATACCGAGTGTAAGGGTACCGCTTTTAAATTCTTTTACAATCTCAGCAGCACCATCATCTGCATAAAGAGTTGCCTCAGCAAGCTCAACGGAAAGTTCTGCACTGATTGCTTTTGCCAGCGGTTTCGGTGTTTCATAGGTTTCATCACCGTTTATGTCTTCAGTGATTTTTGCATAATAAAGCCTATCAAGACCTATCGTAGCCATTTCTTATTCCTCCATTTCCAATTGAAATTCATATGATTTAGCCACATCTATGGCATAATGGTGATAATCGGTATCATCCTCATGTCCAATGTACCGACGGTCCGTTATAGTAAAATCCGCACCCAAAAGAGTGCGGACAATAGTGTTTTTTATAGTTGTATAATTTCCTTTTACAAATAAGGAAAGTCTAGCTTCCTGTACTTCATATCCTGGTGCATTATCAGCATGAACTTCGAATAAATCAATAAGTGGTGTAATTACAATATAAATATCAGGAGGAACACCAGAAAACCGTCCTGTCTCTACTGGAATATTGCACATATCTGCAATGAATTTGAGTTCATTTAATATACTCATAAGTTTTCTACCTCCTGCTCAAACCTTTTCTTCATAGCGTCAATACATGCTTTTCTTGACGCACTTCTTGCAGGCTTTAAAAATGGTTTTGGTGGCTGACCCGATTTTCCGTATTCGATGATATTGGCAATCTTAGCGTTACTTTCGCCGCTTCTTCGTGGCTCCTTAAAACCTATCTTCACGTTGAAATTGCCATTTCGGTCCACTTTAGCAGGAGAGAGACCCAACGAACTAATAAGCTCACCTGTAGACCGACTTTTTTCTTTTGTTCCACTACCAACTACAGCTTGCAAATTAGATCTAACCTTTTCCAAAACGATTTCCCCGCCTGACTCAAGTACCTTTGGAATAATTTCATCCGTCTTATCGCCAAGCTTTGAAAGCTTTAAAAGAAAATCCTCAGGCATTTTCACTTGTACCTTAGCCACTTGACCCCACCACCTTTTTTGCCAAGGCTTCAATATACATGCCTCGACCTTTTACATCTTCAACATTTGTAATCTCATAGCGGCCATCATTACACACAATCACCATATTGGTAGATACCTCAACATCAGGTATCTTACGAAAACGAAACAGCGCAGTTGCTTCAGAAAATGTCGCTCGGTTAGCCCACTTTTCATTTCCATGACGATCTTCCTTATAAGCACGAACGGAAGCGAGGATGGTGTCCTTAGATTTACCGAAGCCTTCACTGTCTTTCGTTCTTTCAACAGAAATGAG
This region includes:
- a CDS encoding major tail protein, giving the protein MATIGLDRLYYAKITEDINGDETYETPKPLAKAISAELSVELAEATLYADDGAAEIVKEFKSGTLTLGIDDIGVAAAGDLTGATIDDNHVLISTSEDGGAPVAIGFRAQKANGKYRYFWLYRVKFGIPATNLATKGDSITFSTPTIEGTVLRRNKLDGQGKHPWKAEVNEGDEGVTSTVINSWFNEVYEPTFAASSGIGE
- a CDS encoding phage head closure protein, producing the protein MSFGKMNTFIDLISVERTKDSEGFGKSKDTILASVRAYKEDRHGNEKWANRATFSEATALFRFRKIPDVEVSTNMVIVCNDGRYEITNVEDVKGRGMYIEALAKKVVGSSG
- a CDS encoding HK97-gp10 family putative phage morphogenesis protein encodes the protein MAKVQVKMPEDFLLKLSKLGDKTDEIIPKVLESGGEIVLEKVRSNLQAVVGSGTKEKSRSTGELISSLGLSPAKVDRNGNFNVKIGFKEPRRSGESNAKIANIIEYGKSGQPPKPFLKPARSASRKACIDAMKKRFEQEVENL